The sequence below is a genomic window from Eupeodes corollae chromosome X unlocalized genomic scaffold, idEupCoro1.1 SUPER_X_unloc_1, whole genome shotgun sequence.
tacattaaattttgtgactacttttttgttgaaaattttgatgtcgagtatctcagatacaatagcatcgaagcacgtaggaaggagtaccttttcaacggtgtatcgaacactaaattttttgactacttttttgttgaaaattttaatgtcgagtatctcagatacaatagcatcgcaagcacgtacatcgtacatttaattttgtgactacatttttgttgaaaattttgatgtcgagtatctcagatacaatagcatcgcaagcacgtccatcgtacattaaattttgtgactacttttttgttgaaaattttgatgtcgagtatctcagatacaatagcatcgcaagcacgtaggaaggagtaccttttcaacgatgtatcgaacactaaattttttgactacttttttgttgaaaattttgatgtcgagtatctcagatacaatagcatcgcaagcacgtacatcgaacattaaattttgtgactacttttttgttgaaaattttgatgtcgagtatctcagatacaatagcatcgcaagcacgtccatcgtacattaaattttgtgactacttttttgttgaaaattttgatgtcgagcatctcagatacaatagcatcgcaagcacgtacatcgtacattaaattttgtgactacttttttgttgaaaattttgatgtcgagtatctcagatacaatagcatcgcaagcacgtaggaaggagtaccttttcaacggtgtatcgaacactaaattttttgaccacttttttgttgaaaattttgatgtcgagtatctcagatacaatagcatcgcaagcacgtctatcgtacattaaattttgtgactacttttttgttgaaaattttgatgtcgagtatctcagatacaatagcatcgcaagcacgtaggaaggagtaccttttcaacggtgtatcggacactaaattttttgactacttttttgttgaaaattttgatgtcgagtatctcagatacaatagcatcgcaagcacgtacatcgtacatttaattttgtgactacgtttttgttgaaaattttgatgtcgagtatctcagatacaatagcatcacaagcacgtaggaaggagtaccttttcaacggtgtatcgaacattaaattttgtgactacttttttgttgaaaattttgatgtcgagtatctcagatacaatagcatcgcaagcacgtacatcgtacattaaatgttgtgactaattttttgttgaaaattttgatgtcgagtatctcagaaacaatagcatcgcaagcacgtacatcgtacattaaattttgtgactacttttttgttgaaaattttgatgtcgagtatctcagatacaatagcatcgcaagcacgtaggaaggaatatcttttcaacggtgtatcgaacattaaattttttgactacttttttgttgaaaattttgatgtcgagtatctcagatacaatagcatcgcaagcacgtctatcgtacattaaattttgtgactacttttttgttgaaaattttgatgtcgagtatctcagatacaatagcatcgcaagcacgtaggaaggagtaccttttcaacgtttcgaacattaaattttgtgaccacttttttgttgaaaattttgatgtcgagtatctcagatacaatagcatcgcaagcacgttcatcgtacattaaattttgtgactacttttttgttgaaaattttgatgtcgagtatctcagatacaatagcatcgcaagcacgtccatcgtacatttaattttgtgactacttttttgttgaaaattttgatgtcgagtatctcagatacaatagcatcgcaagcacgtacatcgtacattaaattttgtgactacttttttgttgaaaattttgatgtcgagtatctcagatacaatagcatcgcaagcacgtacaacgtacattaaatttgttgactacttttttgttaaaaattttgatgtcgagtatctcagatacaatagcatcgcaagcacgtaggaaggagtaccttttcaacggtgtatcgaaaattaaattttgtgactacttttttgttgaaaattttgatgtcgagtatctcagatacaatagcatcgaaagcacgcacatcgtacattaaattttttgactacttttttgttgaaaattttgatgtcgagtatctcagatacaattgCATCGAAgtacgtaggaaggagtaccttttcaacggtgtatcgaacactaaattttttgactacttttttgttgaaaatttttatgtcgagtatctcagatacaatagcatcgcaagcacgtacatcgtacatttaattttgtgactacgtttttgttgaaaattttgatgtcgagtatctcagatacaatagcatcgcaagcacgtaggaaggagtaccttttcaacggtgtatcgaacattaaattttgtgactacttttttgttgaaaattttgatgtcgagtatctcagatacgatagcatcgaaagcacgtacatcgtacattaaattttttgactacttttttgttgaaaattttgatgtcgagtatctcagatacaatagcatcgcaagcacgtacatcgtacattaaattttgtgactacttttttgttgaaaattttgatgtcgagtatctcagatacaatagcattgcaagcacgtacatcgaacattaaattttgtgcctacttttttgttgaaaattttgatgtcgagtatctcagatacaatagcatcgcaagcacgtacatcgtacattaaattttgtgactacttttttgttgaaaattttgatgtcgagtatctcagatacaatagcatcgcaagcacgtacatcgtacattaaattttgtgactacttttttgttgaaaattttgatgtcgagtatctcagatacaatagcaccgaagcacgtaggaaggagtaccttttcaacggtgtttcgaacatttaattttgtgaccacttttttgttgaaaattttgatgtcgagtatctcagatacaatagcatcgcaagcacgtacatcgtacattaaattttgtgactacttttttgttgaaaattttgatgtcgagtatctcagatacaatagcatcgcaagcacgtccatcgtacattaaattttgtaactacttgtttgttgaaaattttgatgtcgagtatctcagatacaatagcattgcaagcacgtacatcgtacattaaatttgttgactacttttttgttgaaaattttgatgtcgagtatctcagatacaatagcatcgcaagcacgtacatcgtacattaaattttttgactacttttttgttgaaaattttgatgtcgagtatctcagatacaatagcatcgcaagcacgtacatcgtacatttaattttgtgactacgtttttgttgaaaattttgatgtcgagtatctcagatacaatagcatcgcaagcacgtaggaaggagtaccttttcaacggtgtatcaaacattaaattttgtgactacttttttgttgaaaattttgatgtcgagtatctcggatacaatagcatcgaaagcacgtacatcgtacattaaattttttgactacttttttgttgaaaattttgatgtcgagtgtctcagatacaatagcatcgcaagcacgtacatcgtacattaaattttgtgactacttttttgttgaaaattttgatgtcgagtatctcagataaaatagcatcgcaagcacgtacatcgaacattaaattttgtgacttcttttttgttgaaaattttggtgtcgagtatctcagatacaatagcatcgcaagcacgtacatcgtacattaaattttgtgactacttttttgttgaaaattttgatgtcgagtatctcagatacaatagcatcgcaagcacgtaggaaggagtaccttttcaacggtgtatcgaacactaaattttttgactacttttttgttgaaaattttgatgtcgagtatctcagatacaatagcatcgcaagcacgtacatcgtacatttaattttgtgactacgtttttgttgaaaattttgatgtcgagtatctcagatacaatagcatcgcaagcacgtaggaaggagtaccttttcaacggtgtatcgaacactaaattttttgactacttttttgttgaaaattttgatgacgAGTATCtcggatacaatagcatcgaaagcacctacatcgtacattaaattttttgactacttttttgttgaaaattttgatgtcgagcatctcagatacaatagcatcgcaagcacgtacatcgtacattaaattttgtgactacttttttgttgttgaaaattttgatgtcgagtatctcagatacaatagcatcgcaagcacgtaggaaggagcaccttttcaacggtgtatcgaacactaaattttttgactacttttttgttgaaaattttgatgtcgagtatctcagatacaatagcatcgcaagcacgtacatagTACAttcaattttgtgactacttttttgttgaaaattttgatgtcgagtatctcagatacaatagcatcgcaagcacgtaggaaggagtaccttttcaacggtgtatcgaacactaaattttttgactacttttttgttgaaaattttgatgtcgagtatctcagatacaatagcatcgcaagcacgtacatagtacattaaattttgtgactacttttttgttgaaaattttgatgtcgagtatctcagatacaatagcatcgcaagcacgtaggaaggagtaccttttcaacggtgtatcgaacattaaattttgtgactacttttttgttgaaaattttgatgtcgagtatctcggatacaatagcatcgaaagcacgtacatcgtacattaaattttttgactacttttttgttgaaaattttgatgtcgagtgtctcagatacaatagcatcgcaagcacgtacatcgtacattaaattttgtgactacttttttgttgaaaattttgatgtcgagtatctcagataaaatagcatcgcaagcacgtacatcgaacattaaattttgtgactacttttttgttgaaaattttggtgtcgagtatctcagatacaatagcatcgcaagcacgtacatcgtacattaaattttgtgactacttttttgttgaaaattttgatgtcgagtatctcagatacaatagcatcgcaagcacgtaggaaggagtaccttttcaacggtgtatcgaacactaaatttgttgactacttttttgttgaaaattttgatgtcgagtatctcagatacaatagcatcgcaagcacgtacatcgtacatttaattttgtgactacgtttttgtcgaaaattttgatgtcgagtatctcagatactgTATAATGATATGAttatctttaaattgtttttaaagaaatgctggttcgagaaaattataataagaagaaaattaataaaacgcgTGTGCTTTGTTAGGTTATCAAATAATTTCTagtttttattggaatttgtgagtttgacagatgattgaaaaataatttcgaaagcaagtgttttttttattctttctaaTGAGTTTTACTTTGTTGCTATTTTCAAATCGAACATTCTCCCGGCAATGACAACATGGTTgttatttaataagaaaaaaaattatagaatctgtactttaaaataatggaaacaATAACAAATTATACGAGtaacattaaaattcaaatcaaataaaatattacataatATTAAACTGATTAAAAAAGGAAAGATATGAAGTTAGTAATTGAGGTATTCATATTTCATGTGAGAGTAGGTTTTATGATGAGTTGAATGATGGTTGCTTCTTGTCGCTCGCAGAGTCGTAGAGGAGCGTAAGTGACTAAAAACAACCTCGAATGGCAAACTAGTTAGAATCTTATGGCTGGACAGTGCTTGGTATCAAAGCGAGTTTAACGATTGGTCTTTTCAAAAGGCCGGTGGGTGTTTTGATTGTAACAACTCGAACGAGATCGTCGCTTCCTCGATGTAATGAAATGACACGTCCCATGGGCCAATGACCGACTGGAAAACGATCATCTTTGATGGTTACTAAATCATTTTCTTTGATGTTAGGTTGCTTGGTTCGCCATTTTGTACGAATTTGCATGCTGGACAAGACATCTTCCTTAAAAcgtttccaaaaatgttgaaccaTTGACTCCATTAGTTGATGTCGTTTGATCGGATTTAATTCTGAGGGTCGTTGAGGTCGTGATAAGAGAGCATTTCCCGTCAGAAAATGTCCCGGTGTTATTGCCGTGAAGTCATTTGCATTCTCAGTGACTGGCGAAATCGGACGAGAGTTGAGAACAGCTTCAATGCGAGCCAAGACAGTTGAAAATTCCTCGAATGTGAGTTTTGCATCTCCAATTATTCTTGATAAgtgaaatttcattattttcacaGCTGCTTCGGCTAATCCATTGAAATGCGGTGCTCCCGGTGGACTTAAATGCCATTGAATGTGTCGATTTGCTAGTGCTGGTATGATTTCCTTTTCGATTGATTGAATAAATTTGTTGTAGAGTCTTAGATTCTCGTTATTGGCACCAACAAAGTTAGTCCCACAATCGCTAAACACATCATGACAAAATCCACGACGAGCGACAAATCGGTCGAACGCATGGAGAAATGTTTGTGTTGTGAGATCACCAGCTGCTTCTAGATGAACAGCCTTCGTAGTCATACATGTGAAAACGGCAACGTAACCCTTGTATGAAGTTTGACCGCGGCCTTTTGAAGCACGAATATCATAAGGGCCCGCGTAGTCAACGATAGTCGATGCAAATGGTCGTGAATTAGTATTAACACGCGCAGTTGGTAATGCAGCCATTTGTTGTTGTGATAAGACTGGACGTGCTTTGAAACAAATGACACACTTGTTTATAAAATGTCGTGCGAAATTGCGTACATCAAGAATCCAATAAATTTGGCGAATTTGATTGACCGTCACTTGAGGTCCACCGTGTAATGTAAGACGATGATAATAATCCGTGATCAACTTTGCAATGTAGCTTTTCGAAGGGAGAATTATTggaaatttttcttcaaatgacATAAATGCATTTTGTAAACGACCGTTGACACGAagaatgttgttgttgtcgatGAATGGGTTAAGTCGATATAATTTGCTGGATTTCTTGATTGGGTTTTGATCTTGAATAGTTTTGAGTTCACATGAGAATTCATTTGATTGAATCCACCGAATAAGTGAAAGTTCACTGTTTTGAATTTCATCGACGGTGAGTGTAGGAACTAGTTCAATGAGTTCCTTTCTTGGAATCGATAGCATTGATTTCGATGGTCGTGGCAATTTGAGCTTGATTGAAGAGCGAACAATTTTCACGAAACGAATGGCGTATGCCAGTGCACGACGAAGAcggttgaaatttgaaaaacgtTGCATGAGTGTATTGACGCTGGACACTTCTTCTTTGATGTTGAGGTTAATTGATTTCACCTTTGAACGGAGCTCATTTCGATCGTCGTCATGAACTTCGAATGGTGAATCTGGCCAGTCAGATTGGGGTAGCGAAAGAAATTGTGGTCCATGCCACCATAGTGATGAGTCACGCAGTTCGATGATAGTAAGCCCACGGCTATTAAGATCAGCTGGGTTTTCAAACGTGCGGACATGGTGCCATTGTCCAATTTTAGTTGACGATAGAATTTTGTGAATTcgattacaaacaaaaactgacCAACGATTTGGATCTCCTCGAATCCATGACAAAACGACGCTGGAATCAGTCcacataaaaacattattgaattGGAttctcaatgatttttttaccagTTCAAGCAATTTTACTGCTAAAACGGCACCACATAATTCGGAGCGAGGTGTTGTTAACGGCTTGCGCATTGGTGTCAATTTACTTTTAGCCATGATTAAATTAACATGGATTTTCTCATTTGAATCGATTGTTCTGAGATAAATTGATGTAGCGTATGCCCTGTTTGAACTATCGCAAAAAACGTGAAGctcattatttttgttggttgatGATGTGTTAATCCAACGAGGAATTTCGATTTCTTTGATAAATTGAAGTTGATCAAAAGTTTTTTCCCATTCAGATTTAAGGTCGATAGAAGTTATAATGTCGTCCCAGTCAAATTTACTCTCCcacaatttgttcaaaaataatttttctttggtTACAAATGGATTGAGCCATCCAAGTGGGTCAAATAAGCGAGCGACTGTAGATGACACATTGCGTTTTGTGAGTTGTTTATTGGTTGGAAAGTTAACGCAAAA
It includes:
- the LOC129953450 gene encoding uncharacterized protein LOC129953450, producing MYRCIDIHPDDTHYQYVLCQDNDNLGIQTYALQTVTFGLASSPYQAIKTIHMVAEKIKAISPTVYTAFKLETYVDDITTGSETIENAIEMIQRIIHLLRSAGFELRKWASNSPEILQQIPIEYHDQNTMCLFNAEDAIKTLGLGWSSIKDLFTFCVNFPTNKQLTKRNVSSTVARLFDPLGWLNPFVTKEKLFLNKLWESKFDWDDIITSIDLKSEWEKTFDQLQFIKEIEIPRWINTSSTNKNNELHVFCDSSNRAYATSIYLRTIDSNEKIHVNLIMAKSKLTPMRKPLTTPRSELCGAVLAVKLLELVKKSLRIQFNNVFMWTDSSVVLSWIRGDPNRWSVFVCNRIHKILSSTKIGQWHHVRTFENPADLNSRGLTIIELRDSSLWWHGPQFLSLPQSDWPDSPFEVHDDDRNELRSKVKSINLNIKEEVSSVNTLMQRFSNFNRLRRALAYAIRFVKIVRSSIKLKLPRPSKSMLSIPRKELIELVPTLTVDEIQNSELSLIRWIQSNEFSCELKTIQDQNPIKKSSKLYRLNPFIDNNNILRVNGRLQNAFMSFEEKFPIILPSKSYIAKLITDYYHRLTLHGGPQVTVNQIRQIYWILDVRNFARHFINKCVICFKARPVLSQQQMAALPTARVNTNSRPFASTIVDYAGPYDIRASKGRGQTSYKGYVAVFTCMTTKAVHLEAAGDLTTQTFLHAFDRFVARRGFCHDVFSDCGTNFVGANNENLRLYNKFIQSIEKEIIPALANRHIQWHLSPPGAPHFNGLAEAAVKIMKFHLSRIIGDAKLTFEEFSTVLARIEAVLNSRPISPVTENANDFTAITPGHFLTGNALLSRPQRPSELNPIKRHQLMESMVQHFWKRFKEDVLSSMQIRTKWRTKQPNIKENDLVTIKDDRFPVGHWPMGRVISLHRGSDDLVRVVTIKTPTGLLKRPIVKLALIPSTVQP